The DNA window TATTAACGCGGTACGATGACCGAGACGAGAAATAATCGTCGCTTCATTAATCGCATCTCCCCCGGTGGTCATAGCAATACGTTCTAACGGATAAGAATCTACATCAAAGATATTTTTACTCACCGGCTGCAAGGGAATATCAACAATAGCCGCCCCTATACAAATAACCTCGATCTTATCCATATTGTCATTCCGCTTTACCGTCTGAACCAAATAATTTGATTTTCTCCAGCGCGCGCTCTTTTACGGCTTTACGTACTTCACGCTCGACGTGCAGGAACGGCTGATCCTGATTCTCCTGCACTGCAACCATCGCGGCCTGACACAATTCAGTATGGATATTGATTTTCGAAATACCTAATGAGATGGCTTTCTTAATATCCGCATCGCTAATACCGGAGGCACCATGCAGCACCAGCGGAACGGATACCGCCTCGCGCACGCGTTTAACCACGTCAAAGTTCAGTTTCGGTTCGGAGGTGTAGACGCCGTGCTGGTTACCAATCGCTACCGCCAGAGAATCACACCCGGTACGCTCGACAAATTCAGCCGCCTGGCTTGGGTCAGTGTAGTGATAACCGGCCAGCGCCTCTTCGTAGACCGTTTCATTCCCCACATGGCCCAGTTCTGCTTCGACCGGAATACCCAGCGGGTGGAAGAAATCGACCGCCTCTTTGGTCAGACGAATATTTTCTTCGAAATCAAAAGCGGAAGCATCACGCATCAGCGAGTTCATGCCGTGGGCCCAGGCGTTATGGATGATCTCCATACTGCGTCCGTGATCCCAGTGGGTAATTACCGGTACCGAGGCCTTTTTCGCCATAGAAACCATCATATGCGAAAAATCTTCAAACGAGGTATTGCCGACAAACCCGGTGCCGAACGAGATAATTACCGGCGATTTCGACTCTTCCGCCGCATCAATCACCCCCATTAACATTTCCGCATTCCACACATTAAAGTGGGCAATCGCATAATGTTTATTCTGGGCATCATTTTCCCAATATTTAATATCTGCTAGCATGGTTATTTCTCCCTTTCCAATTAATTAATGATTAACTTTAATAACGCCTTTAATAATGTCGCGTTTGTTATTAACGGATTCATCAAACGCGCGCTGAACATCTTCATAATCGTAAATATGGGTCACCATCGACTTGACATCGAAACGACCGGAGGAGATAGCCTCAATGGTGACCGGGTAGCGGTTGGCGTAGCGGAAAACGGTTTGAATCGAGACTTCACGGTTAATTTTGAGGAAATTAATCGCCGAGTCACCGGGCACCGTACCGACAATCATGATTTTGCCGCCGCGCATCACCAGATAAGGGGCCTGCTTAACGGTGATGGCTGAACCGGCGGTTTCAAAAACAATGTCGGCCCCCATATCACCAGAGAATTGCTGGCAGCGGGCAACAGTGTCCTCTTTTGCTCCGTTGATGACGGTCGTTGCACCAAGCTGTTCGGCTATTGCGAGGCGTTTTTCCAGGACATCAACCACAGCGATGTCGGTTGCGCCCATGCACTTACAGGCTTGTAGAGTCATTAAGCCGATACAGCCGGCCCCCAGAATGACGATTTTCTTGCCCGGTTTAACATCCGCCAGCATCGCAGCATGCATCCCTACCGCCGCAGGCTCTACCAGCGCGCCTTCCATGGTGTCCATATTATCGGGCAGTTTGTAGGTAAAGCTCTCCGGGTGACACAGATAGTGGGTTAGCGCGCCGCGATAATTTGGCTGGGTAGCCATAAAATCGACATCCGGGCAGATGTTGTATTTACCTTCCAGACAATAACGACAGTGGCCGCACGGCACGCCGGGTTCAATGTTCACCCGGTCGCCCGGTTTAAATTTACTGACGCGATTTCCTACCGCCACCACCGTACCGGCACATTCATGTCCGAGGCCAATTTCCTGGTTGGGGTCTTTTGGCGGAATAAAAGGACCCGATTCGAAACCGTGAACATCTGAGCCGCAAATACCGACGTATTCAATTTTAATCAGCACTTCATGCTCTTTCGGTACCGGCATATCGGCGATGATAATCTTCATCGTGCCGGGCGTTTTTAATATCGCTTTTGAATTTTGCATTTTCTTTCCCATCAATAT is part of the Klebsiella huaxiensis genome and encodes:
- a CDS encoding ketose-bisphosphate aldolase, with amino-acid sequence MLADIKYWENDAQNKHYAIAHFNVWNAEMLMGVIDAAEESKSPVIISFGTGFVGNTSFEDFSHMMVSMAKKASVPVITHWDHGRSMEIIHNAWAHGMNSLMRDASAFDFEENIRLTKEAVDFFHPLGIPVEAELGHVGNETVYEEALAGYHYTDPSQAAEFVERTGCDSLAVAIGNQHGVYTSEPKLNFDVVKRVREAVSVPLVLHGASGISDADIKKAISLGISKINIHTELCQAAMVAVQENQDQPFLHVEREVRKAVKERALEKIKLFGSDGKAE
- a CDS encoding NAD(P)-dependent alcohol dehydrogenase, encoding MQNSKAILKTPGTMKIIIADMPVPKEHEVLIKIEYVGICGSDVHGFESGPFIPPKDPNQEIGLGHECAGTVVAVGNRVSKFKPGDRVNIEPGVPCGHCRYCLEGKYNICPDVDFMATQPNYRGALTHYLCHPESFTYKLPDNMDTMEGALVEPAAVGMHAAMLADVKPGKKIVILGAGCIGLMTLQACKCMGATDIAVVDVLEKRLAIAEQLGATTVINGAKEDTVARCQQFSGDMGADIVFETAGSAITVKQAPYLVMRGGKIMIVGTVPGDSAINFLKINREVSIQTVFRYANRYPVTIEAISSGRFDVKSMVTHIYDYEDVQRAFDESVNNKRDIIKGVIKVNH